Proteins encoded together in one Candidatus Xianfuyuplasma coldseepsis window:
- the hydG gene encoding [FeFe] hydrogenase H-cluster radical SAM maturase HydG, which translates to MIDKYYINKLLQAARHPADEEIQAILDKARKRKRLNDMDVAMLLNAHKPEQLEQIYDIAGCLKDEIYGSRVVIFAPLYISNYCVNNCKYCGYRRDNKFPRKKLTQSAIKEQAITLEKLGHKRLALEVGESPKETPIDYVVESIKTIYDNSSIRRINVNIAATTVDDYKKLKDVGIGTYILFQETYDPDAFKDQHPKSIKGDYEYHLHAFDRAFEAGIDDVGAGVLFGLANWKFEVMSLLIHNRYLEDTYGVGFHTISVPRLKKAEGMSLEDYPNIISDEQFKRLVTVLRLAVPYVGLILSTRETKEMREELIQRGVSQISAGSKTDVGGYHEDIEEAHEPDQFELSDERSVLEVNKDLISRNLIPSYCTACYRKGRTGDRFMRLAKGGTIGLICEPNALMTLTEYVMDYGDQELIESGLKFIFNHAEKIRHQTVKDKLKTNIYRIIKGERDLYF; encoded by the coding sequence ATGATTGATAAATACTATATTAACAAGTTATTGCAGGCAGCAAGGCATCCAGCCGACGAAGAAATCCAAGCCATTTTAGATAAAGCAAGGAAACGTAAACGACTAAATGATATGGATGTTGCGATGTTGCTAAATGCACACAAACCAGAACAACTGGAACAAATTTATGATATCGCTGGGTGCTTGAAGGATGAGATTTATGGTAGTCGAGTTGTCATCTTTGCCCCCCTATATATATCCAACTATTGTGTCAACAATTGCAAATATTGTGGTTATCGTCGTGACAATAAATTTCCACGCAAAAAACTAACGCAAAGCGCCATCAAAGAACAAGCAATCACATTGGAAAAACTTGGTCATAAACGTTTAGCGTTGGAAGTGGGAGAGTCACCAAAAGAAACACCGATTGATTATGTTGTCGAATCGATTAAAACCATTTATGACAACTCCTCCATCCGTCGTATTAATGTCAATATTGCCGCAACAACTGTAGACGACTATAAAAAGTTAAAAGACGTAGGGATTGGAACGTATATCTTGTTTCAAGAAACTTATGATCCCGATGCCTTTAAGGACCAACATCCCAAAAGTATCAAAGGGGATTATGAGTATCATCTTCACGCCTTTGATCGCGCCTTTGAAGCGGGGATTGATGATGTAGGTGCGGGGGTTTTATTCGGTCTTGCCAACTGGAAATTTGAAGTTATGAGCTTATTGATTCATAATCGATATTTGGAAGATACGTATGGGGTTGGTTTTCATACCATCAGTGTTCCTCGTTTGAAGAAAGCAGAAGGAATGTCGTTAGAAGACTATCCCAATATTATTTCGGATGAGCAGTTTAAACGACTGGTAACCGTATTACGACTCGCAGTGCCATATGTGGGGTTAATCTTAAGCACTAGAGAAACCAAAGAAATGCGAGAAGAACTAATTCAACGTGGCGTCAGTCAAATCAGTGCTGGAAGTAAAACAGATGTTGGTGGGTATCATGAAGATATCGAAGAAGCACACGAACCCGATCAATTTGAACTATCGGATGAACGCTCTGTGCTTGAAGTAAATAAGGATTTAATCTCGCGAAATCTGATTCCCTCCTATTGTACAGCGTGTTATCGCAAAGGACGTACAGGTGATCGCTTCATGCGACTTGCAAAAGGGGGAACGATTGGATTGATTTGTGAACCCAATGCCTTGATGACGTTGACAGAATATGTGATGGACTATGGGGATCAAGAGCTAATCGAATCTGGATTAAAATTCATTTTCAATCATGCCGAAAAAATCCGGCATCAAACTGTAAAAGACAAATTGAAAACAAATATATATCGCATTATTAAAGGTGAACGCGATCTCTATTTCTAG
- a CDS encoding aspartate ammonia-lyase, with amino-acid sequence MRKETDQMGTIELPDNCLYGIATARAIMNFNISEQVVNNRIIHEMVNIKKQAALCNHELGYLSDEITTAITLACDQILAGDYRDSFVVCAHQGGAGTSTNMNVNEVIANKALQVLGHPCGSYHIIHPINHINLHQSTNDTFPTAVRIAAIKQLRLVANEYSFLQQTLQQKETEYGSILKLGRTQMMDAVPMLAGQMFGAQASVISRDRWRLYKVEERLRTMNIGGTAIGTGMNAPLKYTFMMTSKLQQSTNIGLSRADDLIDNTQNVDSFVEVSSLLKVAATTLIKMANDYRFLASGPHGGIGEISLKPHQAGSSIMPGKVNPVILEMTIQVAEKIIANDALITSLATRGNLELNAFLPGIAEALLESLELLTNTVHKFNNMCVKNIVVNKDICQQNLERSMSLITPLIHIIGYDKASWVVKQAQEHQMTIRDILVQEKLFTNKELDQLLDPLNITKPGIIKGVK; translated from the coding sequence ATGCGTAAAGAAACCGATCAAATGGGAACAATAGAACTACCAGATAATTGTTTATACGGCATTGCTACAGCTCGGGCTATCATGAATTTTAACATCTCTGAACAAGTAGTAAACAACCGAATAATTCATGAAATGGTCAATATTAAAAAGCAAGCAGCATTGTGCAATCATGAACTGGGGTATTTGTCCGATGAAATAACCACGGCAATCACATTGGCATGTGATCAAATTTTAGCAGGTGATTATCGTGATTCCTTTGTTGTTTGTGCGCATCAAGGTGGTGCTGGTACCAGTACCAATATGAATGTCAATGAGGTCATTGCAAACAAGGCACTTCAAGTGCTTGGACATCCCTGTGGTTCGTATCATATAATCCATCCGATCAATCACATTAATTTGCATCAATCAACCAATGACACGTTCCCAACTGCAGTCCGAATCGCAGCAATTAAACAATTGCGATTAGTCGCAAATGAGTATAGTTTTCTGCAACAAACATTGCAACAAAAAGAAACTGAATATGGATCGATATTAAAACTTGGAAGAACACAAATGATGGACGCGGTTCCGATGCTTGCAGGACAGATGTTTGGGGCTCAAGCGAGTGTGATTAGTCGTGATCGATGGCGCTTATACAAGGTGGAAGAACGACTTCGGACAATGAATATTGGTGGGACGGCAATTGGTACAGGTATGAATGCACCTCTTAAATATACGTTTATGATGACATCAAAATTGCAACAATCGACAAACATCGGTCTAAGCCGTGCTGATGATTTAATTGATAATACTCAAAACGTCGATTCCTTTGTTGAGGTATCTAGTTTATTAAAAGTGGCTGCTACAACGCTGATCAAAATGGCGAACGATTATCGATTCTTAGCCTCTGGCCCTCATGGTGGTATTGGTGAAATATCGTTAAAACCACACCAAGCAGGATCGTCTATCATGCCAGGAAAAGTGAATCCGGTAATCCTCGAAATGACGATTCAAGTTGCTGAAAAAATCATTGCCAACGATGCATTGATTACCTCTTTGGCAACACGTGGTAATTTGGAACTAAATGCCTTTTTACCAGGGATTGCTGAAGCACTTCTCGAGTCTCTTGAACTCTTAACTAACACCGTTCATAAGTTCAATAATATGTGTGTAAAAAATATAGTGGTCAACAAGGATATATGTCAGCAAAATCTGGAGCGATCGATGTCGTTAATCACACCACTCATTCATATCATTGGCTACGATAAAGCAAGTTGGGTTGTGAAACAAGCACAAGAGCACCAAATGACAATCAGAGACATATTAGTACAAGAAAAACTGTTTACGAACAAGGAACTCGATCAACTACTTGATCCCTTAAATATTACGAAACCAGGGATTATCAAAGGGGTGAAATGA
- the hydF gene encoding [FeFe] hydrogenase H-cluster maturation GTPase HydF: MNQTPRSNRTHIAIFGRRNAGKSSVINALTNQQISLVSDVAGTTTDPVFKSIELLPLGPCVLIDTAGIDDIGTLGKMRVERTYDIINKTDIGLIIFDHQQTDFSEELQLIKEFKKRQKPFLLVGNKTDQGTTSSMDALGKYDIHFVSALTKAGMTQLKQQIGQTVQFEEEKFRIVGDLIQPGEFVVLVTPIDKAAPKGRLILPQQQTIRDILESDAIAIVTKEHELRETLQNLHKKPALVITDSQAFLKVSADTPQDIPLTSFSILFARNKGDLEELVQGALAIDHLQSGDTILVSEGCTHHRQSDDIGTVKIPRWLRQYTGKDFNFIYSSGYSFPKELDEVQLVIHCGGCMLNKTEMMYRIKQVVDKDIPIVNYGVLIAYVQGIFERALKPFPLANLIFQEQHQKKQSQ; the protein is encoded by the coding sequence ATGAATCAAACACCACGAAGCAATCGCACTCATATTGCCATTTTTGGTCGACGAAATGCGGGGAAAAGCAGTGTTATAAACGCACTTACGAATCAACAAATTTCACTGGTTAGTGATGTGGCTGGAACAACGACCGACCCGGTATTTAAGAGTATCGAGTTGTTACCGCTTGGACCTTGTGTATTAATTGATACAGCAGGTATTGATGATATCGGTACATTAGGAAAAATGCGGGTAGAAAGAACCTATGATATCATAAATAAGACCGATATTGGTCTTATTATCTTCGATCATCAACAAACTGATTTTAGCGAAGAACTGCAATTGATAAAAGAATTTAAGAAACGACAAAAACCGTTCCTACTAGTTGGGAATAAAACCGATCAAGGAACAACGTCGTCGATGGATGCCTTAGGTAAATATGACATTCATTTTGTCAGTGCCTTGACAAAAGCAGGAATGACTCAGTTAAAACAACAAATCGGACAAACGGTTCAGTTTGAAGAAGAAAAATTCCGTATTGTCGGTGATTTAATTCAACCCGGTGAGTTTGTCGTATTGGTAACACCGATAGACAAAGCTGCACCAAAAGGTCGATTAATTTTACCGCAACAACAAACCATACGAGACATCCTTGAAAGCGATGCAATCGCGATTGTCACCAAAGAGCATGAGTTGCGAGAAACCTTACAAAATCTTCACAAAAAACCAGCCTTGGTGATTACCGATTCGCAAGCGTTTCTAAAAGTGTCAGCTGATACACCCCAAGATATCCCATTGACGAGCTTCAGTATCTTATTTGCCCGAAATAAAGGCGATCTAGAAGAACTTGTTCAAGGGGCTTTAGCCATCGATCACTTACAAAGCGGAGATACCATTTTGGTCAGTGAAGGATGCACACACCATCGTCAAAGCGATGATATAGGAACGGTTAAAATCCCGCGGTGGTTACGGCAATATACGGGGAAAGATTTTAATTTTATATATAGTAGTGGCTATTCCTTCCCTAAAGAGTTGGACGAGGTTCAACTTGTGATTCATTGCGGTGGATGCATGTTAAATAAAACGGAAATGATGTATCGCATCAAACAAGTCGTAGACAAGGATATACCGATTGTTAATTACGGTGTTTTGATTGCTTATGTTCAGGGAATCTTTGAACGAGCACTCAAACCATTTCCCCTAGCCAACCTGATTTTTCAAGAACAACATCAAAAAAAGCAATCGCAATGA
- a CDS encoding sulfite exporter TauE/SafE family protein codes for MDIFVYIIGGFFAGIATGLVGLSAAVIIAPLFATVLGMDTYVAIGIALASDIFASSTSAFNYIRYKNVDLKRASYLAIMVIVFTIIGSIVSKDMNPYNMNSVLNIFVVVLGIRFFVYPVKDNPQNKLIKPGKFIIGQAIFWGIIIGLISGYFGSGGGLSMLAVLTMLLGFGLREAVGTSVTIMTVTAFVGAVTHILIIPTEWLPLIFASVAAFVGANLASIFANKVNEIILNRVIGGFLMIYGSILVLLFYTS; via the coding sequence ATGGACATATTTGTTTACATTATCGGTGGCTTTTTTGCTGGAATCGCAACGGGCTTAGTGGGACTTAGTGCTGCCGTTATTATTGCTCCATTGTTCGCCACCGTTTTGGGGATGGATACCTATGTTGCAATCGGGATTGCACTAGCAAGTGATATCTTTGCTAGTTCGACCAGTGCCTTTAATTATATACGTTACAAAAACGTTGACTTAAAACGAGCCTCTTACCTAGCAATCATGGTGATTGTATTTACCATCATCGGTAGCATTGTATCCAAAGACATGAACCCCTATAATATGAACTCCGTGCTCAATATCTTTGTCGTCGTTCTTGGGATCCGCTTTTTTGTGTATCCTGTGAAAGACAATCCCCAAAATAAATTAATCAAACCAGGTAAATTTATTATTGGCCAAGCGATCTTTTGGGGAATAATCATCGGATTAATCAGCGGTTATTTTGGTAGTGGTGGTGGCCTTAGCATGCTCGCAGTACTAACGATGTTACTTGGATTCGGCCTCCGTGAAGCCGTTGGAACCAGCGTTACGATCATGACGGTTACCGCCTTTGTCGGTGCCGTAACTCACATCTTAATTATCCCGACAGAATGGCTTCCCTTAATATTTGCCAGCGTTGCTGCGTTCGTTGGAGCCAACCTAGCCAGCATCTTTGCCAATAAAGTGAATGAAATCATCCTAAATCGTGTCATTGGTGGATTCTTGATGATCTATGGTTCGATTCTTGTACTGCTGTTTTACACAAGTTAG
- a CDS encoding MATE family efflux transporter, translating into MKTKFDLTKGNIIKDLLIVALPTLATSLIQMAYNLTDMYWVSKTDQIGLIPEQAVAAIGTVGFYPWFGFGLIMIAKIGTSVKVAQAAGQNDMTQVERIGNNGLSLMLLFGLLYSLFGIALNGMYVGWFDIETAAVNTMAMNYMRIIGFFGIAFFTVNLFNGVYDGLGKTINTLYVTMSGLILNIILDPFFILETVNVFGLFTINGLGMGVEGAAWATGIGQSSILIIYLILYSSRFKPFVVRLKSYFDWHVIKGIVKIGLPVGIQSMFFTTISMIIARMVVSYGDQPLAIQRIGSQIESVAWMIASGFQVALASFVGQNFGALKYDRIKLGYKKSMTLLVPYGLTINLLMFVFAGDIFKLFFSDPTTLAIGKTYLEILSVSQLFMIVELATAGVFNGLGKTAYPSGVGIVGNILRIPGAILLSASLGYAGIWWAVSGSSIIKGTVLVVWVIYFLRKLGQPGGLLFENSD; encoded by the coding sequence ATGAAGACGAAATTCGATTTGACAAAAGGAAATATCATCAAAGACTTATTGATTGTTGCATTACCCACCCTAGCCACAAGTTTAATTCAAATGGCGTACAATCTTACGGATATGTACTGGGTATCCAAAACCGATCAAATAGGTCTAATCCCAGAACAAGCCGTGGCCGCAATTGGAACTGTCGGCTTTTATCCGTGGTTTGGGTTTGGATTGATTATGATTGCCAAAATTGGGACTAGCGTCAAAGTAGCGCAAGCAGCTGGACAAAATGATATGACCCAGGTCGAACGAATTGGAAACAACGGTTTATCGTTGATGTTGTTGTTTGGTTTATTGTATTCGTTATTTGGAATCGCATTAAATGGGATGTATGTTGGATGGTTTGATATTGAAACCGCAGCTGTCAATACTATGGCAATGAACTACATGCGGATTATTGGATTTTTTGGAATTGCCTTCTTTACGGTAAACTTATTCAACGGGGTCTACGATGGATTAGGAAAAACCATCAATACGCTCTATGTCACAATGTCCGGATTAATCCTGAATATCATTCTCGATCCATTCTTTATCTTAGAAACCGTCAATGTGTTTGGGCTGTTTACGATAAATGGACTGGGGATGGGTGTTGAAGGAGCTGCCTGGGCAACCGGTATTGGCCAAAGCAGTATCCTGATTATCTATCTTATCTTATATTCCAGTCGCTTCAAACCATTTGTGGTGCGACTAAAATCCTATTTTGATTGGCATGTAATCAAGGGCATAGTCAAGATTGGATTACCAGTAGGTATCCAAAGTATGTTTTTTACAACGATTAGTATGATCATTGCCCGAATGGTTGTTTCGTATGGTGATCAACCCTTGGCAATTCAACGCATTGGATCGCAAATTGAATCGGTTGCCTGGATGATTGCTAGTGGATTTCAAGTGGCGCTAGCCAGTTTTGTTGGCCAGAATTTCGGGGCATTGAAATACGATCGGATTAAACTGGGGTACAAAAAATCGATGACCTTGCTTGTTCCGTATGGATTGACAATTAATCTCTTGATGTTTGTCTTTGCGGGAGATATTTTTAAACTGTTCTTCAGTGATCCAACGACACTGGCAATTGGGAAAACCTATTTGGAAATTCTCAGTGTGTCACAGTTGTTTATGATTGTCGAACTTGCCACTGCAGGAGTGTTTAACGGACTTGGAAAAACGGCGTATCCTTCCGGTGTTGGAATTGTCGGGAACATCCTTCGGATACCAGGAGCAATTCTCCTCAGTGCATCCTTAGGATATGCAGGAATATGGTGGGCCGTCAGTGGTTCATCGATTATCAAAGGTACCGTCCTTGTCGTGTGGGTTATCTATTTCTTACGCAAACTAGGACAACCCGGTGGATTGTTGTTTGAAAATTCTGATTGA
- the prfA gene encoding peptide chain release factor 1: MLERLDKIEERYQELTTLLMDPEIVTDIPRMTELAKEQSSLQPIVTLYKEYKDVLQTISDLKDMMHEDDPEIVEMAHMELDELKPRVPEIEEELKVLLIPKDPNDEKNVICEIRGAAGGSEANIFAGDLFRMYTKYAETQGWKLEVTNAEVNDAGGFSQVEFTISGKSVYSYMKYESGAHRVQRVPQTESQGRVHTSTATVLVLPEAEDIEVELNMSDVRVDTYRSSGAGGQSVNTTDSAVRVTHEPTGLIVTCQDGKSQHENKASALRILKARLYDRILQEQQEKEGQERRSKIGSGDRSEKIRTYNYPQNRVTDHRIGFTILQLDRVMEGKLEPIIDALITEDLKRKLEGKDH; this comes from the coding sequence ATGTTAGAACGACTCGATAAAATTGAAGAACGATATCAAGAATTGACAACGCTATTAATGGATCCTGAGATTGTTACGGATATTCCGCGTATGACGGAACTTGCCAAGGAGCAAAGTTCGTTACAACCAATTGTTACATTATATAAGGAATACAAAGACGTCTTACAAACCATTTCGGATTTAAAAGATATGATGCATGAAGACGATCCTGAGATTGTCGAAATGGCGCATATGGAACTCGATGAGTTGAAACCGCGCGTTCCCGAAATTGAAGAGGAACTTAAAGTCTTGTTGATTCCCAAAGATCCGAATGATGAAAAAAACGTTATCTGTGAAATTCGTGGAGCTGCTGGAGGTAGTGAAGCGAACATCTTTGCTGGAGATCTATTTCGGATGTATACAAAATATGCTGAAACCCAAGGGTGGAAGTTGGAAGTTACAAATGCCGAAGTGAATGACGCGGGTGGATTTTCACAAGTGGAGTTTACTATCTCAGGAAAGAGTGTGTATTCGTACATGAAGTACGAATCTGGAGCACACCGGGTTCAACGTGTCCCTCAAACCGAAAGTCAAGGACGGGTTCATACGTCAACCGCAACCGTACTTGTCTTGCCGGAAGCAGAGGATATCGAAGTTGAATTGAATATGAGTGACGTTCGCGTCGATACCTACCGCAGTAGTGGTGCTGGTGGCCAAAGTGTTAATACCACCGACAGTGCGGTTCGTGTCACTCACGAACCAACGGGATTAATTGTCACTTGTCAAGATGGAAAAAGTCAACACGAAAACAAAGCATCGGCATTACGGATTTTAAAAGCACGTTTGTACGACCGTATCCTTCAAGAACAACAAGAAAAAGAAGGACAGGAACGTCGTAGTAAAATTGGTTCTGGTGATCGCAGTGAGAAAATTCGGACCTATAATTATCCGCAAAATCGTGTCACCGATCACCGCATTGGATTTACCATTTTACAACTCGATCGGGTTATGGAAGGTAAACTAGAACCGATTATTGATGCGTTAATTACCGAAGACTTAAAACGAAAACTAGAAGGAAAAGACCACTAA
- the prmC gene encoding peptide chain release factor N(5)-glutamine methyltransferase, translating to MPSYREILQINEQYAIDNQKESTGIKILLLYFSQMSSTELLLHMDDDMPEEQYQDFLYGVDRYVIRNIPVQHITGEEYFFGYTFEVNEDVLIPRFETEELVANVLLIYDDVFGGQDVRVLDIGTGSGCLAITLDLEEPHMSVTATDISDAALAVAKRNNEKLGANVSFYQGDLTLPVQDQIFDIIVSNPPYIPENEYVEDVVVDHEPSIALFGGEDGLYFYRRIIQQVSSITPDKFILAFEHAFNTAKALRKLIQDHFPDATIVQKKDMQGKDRMTFVIKE from the coding sequence ATGCCCAGTTATCGCGAGATCTTACAAATCAATGAACAATATGCGATTGATAATCAAAAAGAAAGCACGGGTATTAAAATCTTATTACTATATTTCTCCCAGATGAGTTCGACAGAACTACTGTTGCATATGGATGATGATATGCCGGAAGAACAATATCAAGACTTTTTGTATGGTGTCGATCGATACGTGATTCGTAATATACCCGTACAGCATATTACTGGAGAAGAATATTTTTTCGGGTATACTTTTGAAGTGAACGAGGATGTATTGATTCCTCGATTTGAAACCGAGGAACTGGTAGCCAATGTATTGTTGATATACGATGACGTGTTTGGTGGGCAAGACGTTCGTGTCCTCGATATCGGAACCGGAAGTGGTTGTTTGGCGATCACGTTGGATTTGGAAGAACCACATATGAGTGTTACCGCGACAGATATTAGTGATGCGGCTTTGGCGGTCGCCAAACGCAACAACGAGAAACTTGGCGCGAATGTGTCCTTTTATCAAGGAGATTTAACCCTTCCTGTACAAGACCAAATCTTTGACATTATCGTATCGAATCCACCGTATATTCCCGAGAATGAGTATGTCGAGGATGTTGTCGTTGATCACGAACCAAGTATTGCTTTGTTCGGTGGTGAAGATGGTTTATATTTCTATCGCCGAATAATCCAGCAAGTATCCTCCATTACTCCTGATAAATTTATCCTTGCCTTTGAGCATGCATTCAATACCGCAAAAGCATTACGCAAATTAATTCAAGATCATTTTCCCGATGCAACGATTGTTCAGAAGAAAGACATGCAGGGAAAAGATCGGATGACATTTGTGATAAAAGAGTGA
- the topA gene encoding type I DNA topoisomerase, giving the protein MSQKLVIVESPSKSKTIEQYLGPDYTVLSSKGHIRDLAIRGQGGLGLDIDNDFQPQYEVIKEKKKVVADLKKAVHKTDEVFLATDPDREGEAISWHLFQTLDIGDRPTHRVIFNEITRDRVLEAFEHPRDIDYNLVSSQETRRILDRIIGFKLSKLLQNKIKSKSAGRVQSATLKIIVDKEKEIQAFVPEEYWKVQAQFELFNAELAKFNNTKVELSSEQETNELVATLDDNYLVATVEQRERKRETKLPFTTSSLQQEASNKLNFSSRKTMLIAQRLYEGIDLANETVGLITYMRTDSIRLSETFSYPAIKFIEEEYGKAYKGYIRKAKKSLNVQDAHEAIRPTSVFHRPKDVKQYLSRDEYNLYKLIYNRTLASLMKAAKIQVTDVLLTNQQAEFKASAQEVVFDGYLKVYTYDTVQTSQLPELTEGDVLTALNVETTQNFTSPPARYSEARLIKEMEDLGIGRPSTYSQTISTLKNRKYVSVKEKRFIPTEQGMLTIEKLDQFFSQIVSADYTARMEKVLDDISEGEEHQTRIVTQFYNSFIPMVENANKNMEKIAPKYTGEDCPKCGHKMVFRQSKYGTFEACSNFPACKYIKTKEKEARIEPKTTGITCPKCGTGEIVERVAKKGRNAGKTFYACNNFPKCRNMLFGKPTGEACPECGRLLIENDKGEVVCSNSKECGFVVSK; this is encoded by the coding sequence ATGAGTCAGAAACTTGTAATCGTCGAATCCCCCAGTAAATCGAAAACCATTGAGCAGTATCTTGGACCCGATTATACGGTATTATCCTCCAAAGGACATATCCGTGATTTGGCCATCCGTGGCCAAGGTGGACTGGGATTGGATATTGACAATGACTTCCAACCACAGTATGAAGTCATCAAAGAAAAGAAAAAAGTAGTCGCTGATTTGAAAAAAGCCGTTCATAAAACGGATGAAGTATTTTTAGCGACCGACCCCGACCGTGAAGGAGAAGCCATTAGTTGGCATCTGTTTCAGACGCTGGATATCGGTGATCGCCCGACCCATCGTGTTATTTTCAATGAAATCACACGAGATCGGGTGTTAGAAGCATTTGAACATCCACGAGATATTGATTATAATCTCGTCTCTTCGCAAGAAACCAGACGAATTTTAGACCGGATTATCGGATTTAAATTATCGAAGTTATTGCAGAATAAAATTAAAAGTAAATCTGCAGGACGTGTGCAAAGCGCAACCTTAAAAATTATTGTCGATAAGGAAAAAGAAATCCAAGCGTTTGTTCCCGAAGAATATTGGAAAGTTCAAGCACAATTTGAACTTTTTAATGCGGAATTAGCTAAATTCAACAATACCAAAGTGGAATTGTCCTCTGAACAAGAGACCAATGAACTCGTCGCAACATTGGATGATAACTATCTTGTTGCTACTGTTGAACAACGCGAACGTAAACGTGAAACTAAACTTCCATTTACGACGTCGTCGCTACAACAAGAAGCATCCAATAAACTAAATTTTAGTTCTCGTAAAACGATGTTGATTGCCCAACGATTATACGAAGGAATCGACTTGGCTAACGAGACGGTTGGTTTGATAACCTATATGCGTACCGACAGTATTCGTCTGTCGGAAACTTTTAGTTATCCTGCAATCAAGTTCATTGAAGAGGAATATGGAAAAGCATACAAAGGATATATTCGTAAAGCCAAGAAATCTCTGAATGTTCAAGATGCACATGAGGCGATTCGTCCAACAAGTGTATTCCATCGTCCAAAAGATGTCAAACAATACTTGTCCCGTGATGAGTATAACCTCTATAAGTTGATATATAATCGAACGTTAGCGTCTTTAATGAAGGCAGCCAAAATTCAAGTAACCGATGTCTTGCTTACCAATCAACAAGCAGAGTTCAAAGCATCGGCACAAGAAGTTGTGTTTGATGGGTACTTGAAAGTATATACCTACGATACCGTGCAAACATCGCAATTACCGGAACTTACTGAAGGAGATGTGTTAACGGCATTAAACGTCGAGACCACCCAAAACTTCACATCACCACCGGCAAGATACAGTGAAGCACGGCTCATTAAAGAAATGGAAGATCTCGGGATCGGTCGTCCATCGACCTATTCCCAAACGATCTCGACATTGAAGAATCGGAAATACGTGTCCGTCAAAGAAAAGCGATTCATTCCGACGGAACAAGGAATGTTAACGATTGAAAAACTGGACCAATTCTTCAGCCAAATAGTGAGTGCAGACTATACCGCTCGGATGGAAAAAGTCCTCGATGATATCTCTGAAGGCGAAGAACACCAAACACGGATCGTCACCCAATTCTACAATTCCTTTATCCCGATGGTCGAAAATGCCAATAAAAACATGGAAAAAATCGCACCCAAATATACCGGTGAAGATTGTCCCAAATGTGGCCATAAAATGGTGTTTCGCCAATCCAAGTATGGAACCTTTGAAGCATGCAGTAATTTCCCTGCTTGTAAATACATTAAGACCAAAGAAAAAGAAGCGCGTATAGAACCCAAAACCACCGGGATTACCTGTCCTAAATGTGGAACCGGGGAAATCGTTGAACGTGTCGCCAAAAAAGGACGCAATGCCGGTAAGACGTTCTATGCATGTAATAATTTCCCGAAATGTCGCAATATGCTATTTGGGAAGCCAACTGGTGAAGCCTGTCCTGAATGTGGCCGACTACTCATTGAAAATGACAAAGGTGAAGTCGTTTGTTCCAACTCCAAAGAGTGTGGATTTGTTGTCTCAAAATAG